The DNA sequence CATCCAGTTTTCCTTTAGTCGGGAATACATGCTTTCTGTATGAGAGTAGGAGCTTTCTCAGGGCAGCGTTTCAGTGACTTAGATGTTTATTGAATGACCACCGACATGTCAGTTAGTGTGTCTGCCGCTGGGATAAAGGGCGGAAGGTGGCAGATGAAGAGCTGGCTTGCTTTCTTGTGGGGAGCTCGATGACACAGACACAAACCGATAAAGAACAAGGTTCATCCCGCATCATGATACATGTCGTGGAGGGAAGAAACGGGATGAGGAGGGACTGGTTAGAGGAGATCATTTTAGGTACAGTGGTTAGGAAGGAGCCCTCAGAAGAAGAGAAGTTTGAGCTGAGATGTGAGGGACGGTGGGATGAGTCACGTCGAGGGCTGTAGAAGGAGCCGTGCAGGAAGAGGCAGTGACACTACAGAGACCCAGAATGGAGCAGGAGCTTTGTGTGTTCAGGGAACAGAAAGGAGGCCGCATGCATGGACTGAGGCCAGTGAGGGGGGAAGTGAGGATGGATGCCGTGACCCATGCTGTGTTGCATCTGGTGGGTCGGCCATTTGGTGTTGGGAAACCGGAGGAGAGTTTTAAAACAGAAGAGCAGAATGATGGTGGaagtttaaatgattttttttttttttaagattttatttatttgagagagacagagtgagagagcatgggagggaaggtcagagggagaagagactccccatggagccaggagcccgatgtgggactggatcccaggactccgagatcatgacctgagccgaaggcagttgcttaaccaactgagccacccaggcgccccagatggtGGAAGTTTAAAGAAGAGGTTATGGTGAGCAAAAGTGAATGTGTCTGTCACGGTTTGGGTGAGAAGTGGTGGCAGCAGGAGAAATGGTGAGGCGTGAATGGATCCGAGATGTGTTTTGTAGGACgtggaggtgtggggggggggaatcaaTCAAGGGTCCAGGTGTTTGCAGCTGGGTAGGTCGTGGCACAATTTCCCAGGAGGAAACGGATAGGAAGAGGTATGGGGGCAAGTCAGGGGTCCTTAGATCTGTGAAATGTGAAGCTGAGGGAGACGTTGGGGTTGGGGGTGTAGTTTGGGAAGCGGAGTCGCATGTGGATGGTACCTGGTGTTTTGTGAACGGATCCAGTCTGGAGTGTAGCTGGGGATAGAGGGGACTAGCAAAGCCCCAAGCACTCCAGCAAACGGAGTGGAGGGCAGCAGGGGTGGCAGAAGCAGACGCAAAGAGTCAGGTTTCATGTTGTTGGGGCTGAGACACATTGAGAGAATGACCCAAGAAGACAGTGACCTTGGCAAGAACACGTTCCAAGGAGTGACGGTGGCAGCTGAGTAGGATGAGGGGAAGAGAAGGTGGAGACGATTCTTTGGAAGGTTTTCTTGTGGAAGGGAGTTGAGAAATGGAATGGTGACCGGAGGAATATGGGGCCAAAGAAGGGCTAACAGGGTGCTTCCGCAGGGTCGGGAATAAGCCGGGAAACGGAGGAATTGGTGCTGGGAGGGTCGgggaacaggtccctgaggggcAGGCTGAGGACCTTGTTAGATGCAAAGTCCTCCCCtggagtaggaagagaggcagctcGCTGGTGGTTGGAGGATTTCCACATCTCCTCTCGCTTGGCTTCTCGGCGCAACATAAAGGGAGGTTATCAGTTGAAGGAAGCGGGTGCATGGGGTAGCGGAGAAGGTGTGAATGATTGGTCCGGGGGAGGCAGAGATCTGAGGCAGCAAGGAACGTGGTAGTGTGGCTGTTCTGTGCTCAGCGCCCCCTGGAAATTTGCTGCCACTCATCTAAAGTGAGGCCCTGTGACTGCATCACTCACCTGTCTCTCCGCAGCCAGTGAACGGGCTTATTTTCTCGGTTGGTAAAGTGAGGATGGGCGTTGTGGCGCCCAGCTCATGGGGTAGCTGGGGGAATTAAAGGAACTAACATAACGTGGACGAACTGGGGcctgttttattttcagtaaatgcTAGTCATCGGTATTAGTTGAGTCAGGCCTGGAATAAGGGGCTTGTCGGGCTGGGCTTGACGGCAGAGAAGGACGGGGGTCCTGAGAGCCTCCGCAGGACAGGCTGTGAAGCTGGTTGTTTCGAATGTAAAGCAGGGCAGGAAATGGACTGGAAATGCACTCTTGATGAAGCAGAATAATTGTGGCAGAAACAGAGCAAGTCAGCTGGGTGGGAGACGGTagaggcagaggctggggtgTGACAGGGTGCGGGACTCAGCTATGGGAGTGGCGGCCGATGACAAGGGAAGGCGGTGGCTGCGGGTGCTCCGGAAGGCGAGCCACTGGGAGAGAGCAGTGTTGGAGGGACCCACTCGTTCTTTTGATGATTCCTTTGGTGAACACATTTCTGTGGAGCTCatcctatgtgccaggccctgtttcAGGTGCTCGGATTAGTCGGGAAAACGGACACACACAAGTCCCCGTCCTCTTTGTGTGATAGCCAATAACCTAGCACAGGGATAGGCACTAAAGAAGTGACCAAGTAAGCGGTTTACCTGGCAGGTGccgtgaagaaaaataaagtgagcaGGGGGACCGGGCCGCAgactgcaaattttaaaaagcacggTTGGGAAAGATCTCACTGTTAAGGTGATGTTTGAGCAGAAAcgtgaaggaagggagggagcgaACTGAGCTGACATTGGGGGTAGAacacactgggcacagagaggACTGAGCTCTCGGGTCGCAGTGGGAGTGAACATCACTGTGGGAGTGAATGTCACCGAGAGCCTTGGAAAtctgtggggagggaggcagggagcggGTCCCACCTCCCTGCACTTGCCCGTGGTTCTTGAAGCAGAAACCAGTGGGGTCTCGGGGACAGACAGGTGTGCTGGGCTCTTCTGCAAGAGCCCAGGAGCGGGGCTGTTGAGAAGAGCGTCTGAAAATGTGGCCGGCTGGGAATGGATCGCACTGGCCGGTTTACGAGGAACAGGAAtgctggaaagggagaaagcCGTAGTCATCAGCCACCGCTCTACAGAAGTCAGCCCTTACCTTTACCTGTCCATATTTTCCAAGCTTGTACTCCTCGGAAGCATTCTCCGAGGTCGTGAGCCTGTAGACGGTGGTTGTATAGCTACTGCTTTATTTCTTAACAGTCGTGTCCCAAGTGGTCTCCACGGTTCGTGTCCTTGTGTCTGATGCTGTGGTGGGGGCCTTGGATCAGTCATTCCTGTACCCAGACAGTCGGGTTTCCAGGAGTTTTGTATCATAAATTGTCCAGTGGCCACCTTCGCGTGTTTTgatggagatttttcttttcttttcttttcttttctttaaggattttatttatttatttgacagagagaaatcacaagtagactgagaggcaggcagagagagagagggaagcaggctccctgctgagcagagagcccgatgcgggactcaatcccaggaccctgagatcatgacctgagcggaaggcagcggcttaacccactgagccacccaggcgccccggagatTTTTCTCATAAGAGAGATCTTAAGAGCAAGAAAGACCCTGGGTTGGTAGCGTCGGTATTTGCGTTGTGTCCTGCACTGTTAGTGTGTACGTCCAGGCCTGTCACAACTTCACTCCTAGACAATCTACTGGCTGGGTCTACAAGCTCAGTGTGTGCAAATGGGGGAGGCCCAGTTGGAGTATTTCCCGAtacccctttcttcttcccaacATAGTCTCCTAATTCCTCTCCTCCTGTCTCTGACTTTTCACAGAGCTTTCTGGAACTCCCGTTGCTAACTCCCCGGCCTCGGCCCTGAGTGTCTCCCTACTGTGGAGATCTCACCCGAGGCCTTCACTCCCTCTAACCTTACCCAGGGGAGACCCCACATCCTCTGTGCCCCGTATATCTCAGGTTCAGGGAGGGGGGCTGTCCTCGTTCCTAGAAGCCATACTTAGACCATCATGCCCTCTCTTTGTAAAGACTTTTCCTTCGAGGCTTACATTGTCTGAGTCTTCTTCATCCACCAGGGATGGGGGCACCTTATGGCTCTCCTGTACACCCCAAGTCTTTCCACCATCTTGGTGACTTGGGGTATCCAAACCAGAAAGCCGGGTCTCATGCTTTAATCTTCCTTTTCCCTGACCCCGACCTCCAGTTAATGGCCAGATTCCATCAAGcacccccccctcccgccccgagCTTTCAGATCCATCTGCTTCTGCACACGCTGCTGCCCTTGCTTTAATTCAGGTCTTATTATCGGGGCCTTATGTTACTGGAACAGTTTCCTGTCTTCACTCATTAAGACGTTTGACGCTGACTGCTGATGATACACTAGGTGCTGGGGAGACGGGTGAGCCAGACAGGATCCTTACTTCCTCAGACGGGTATGGTGCGGGGTGAGGGGCATGGAGGGCTGTAGGAACCCGGAGCGGAGCAGCTTACTCTGCTGAGGGGTTAGGGAGGGCCTTCCCATGGAAGAAGCGTCTAAGAGACCAGAAGGGTGATTAGGATTCAACCAGAAGGAGTTGTTGAGGGAGCTGAAGGGAGAACATTCCAGACCTGGACGCGAGTGAAAGTCTGCAGATTGGGGTGAGTTGGCACCTTCTGGGGACTGGCAGTTAAAACGGGAGGGAGATTTTAAAGGAGTGAGTCTGGAGGGATGAGCCGTGAGAGGGGAGTAGGGGCCTGTCCCCTGGTAAGGAGgttggggctcacgctgagagtatGTGGGCTCGCTAAACATTTTAAGCAGGAGTGTGTTGCTGGACAGATTTCCAGCTTAGCAAGGTCTCTGGGGCCTGCAGCTGGCTGCAGCGTGGAGCAGCCTGGAGTACTTGCCGTGTTGTGGTGACACTGGCAGGATGGCAGCGGTTGGGCCTGGCACTGGGAGGGAGCGCACACGTTCAGGAGAGCCCCGGGAGGTGGGCCTGGCGGGCTCAGGTCCCCAGCAGCCCCATGAGCGGGGCTCATGTCCCGGTTGCAGACAGGCTGGAccaggaggggaaagggagtgaAGAGGTTGGGGTCAAGGCTGTGCTCAGATGGGAGGCTTAGACGTCTGGCTGCGGAGCCCAGGGGGAGCGGAAGGTTCAAGGAAGCGGGAGCCAGGTCCCTTCCAGATGAGCTGACTTCCACGGGACGCCGAGCAGCAGGCAGCCCCGGGTTGCCAATGGGCGCTTCGGCTGGAGTGCATCCTAGCGGAAGGGACGACGTGTATGCTGCAGAGCTGTCCTCGCACACGTGCTCTGGGACCCTCCGGGCACGCCCGCTGGAATATGGAGACACCAGTGACCCATCAGCAGAGGAAGGCAGTGAGCACGCTGCTGTCCCGCTGCGGAGGGGCCTAAGTTAGAGCTCACACGGCACTGTGGTGACATCTCCAGGTCGCAAAGGGAGGTCACCCATCTGGCACTGTGGGCACTGAACGGAAAGGCATCCAAGACAATGATGTTTGGGGTGTTTTTTGtatgaatgtattttttcttaaagatttattatttgttaGAGCAAGCGAGTGACCGTGTGTgtgcaaagggagagagattaaacagactccacgctgaccttggagcccaacacggggctcgatcctgggaccctgagatcgtgatctgagcccaaatccagagttgaacacttaacccaAAAAGCCATGAGGCGCCCCAGTAAGAACgtatttttaaagagatgtaTGAGAATGACAAATTTGTTTACCTCTGAGGGCAGGTTTCCTTGGGAAGAAGTTTTAActgttatattttactttataagcTGATTGGAGGAGTCACAAgagtttttgaaaaatacttcTTTGCTGGGCAGCCCTCTCTGGTCCCCTCTCTCTTCAGGGGTTTTGTACCATCACTGCATAAACTTTGTTTTGCTGTCTTATCAAAAAagcccccaaaaccaaaaaaaaaaacctttgcatGTTTGGACcacttaatactttttttttttttaaagactttttttatttcacagagatcacaagtagggagagaggcaggcagggagagagaggaggaagcaggctccctgctgagcagagagcccaatgtggggcttaatctcaggaccctgggatcatgacctaagccgaaggcagaggctttaaccctctgagccacgcaggcgccccaaactacttaataatttttttaaggatcgAGTGGGatctagtaggtgctcaggaagcGTATCAGTAGTTGGTTCTTGGTCTTTGTGTGGGGATATTCTTTGCTTCTAAGtgtataaaaagcaaaatgataaGCCTGTGGGCCTTTTGGCGGCCCACATCTGACCTCAAGGTCTAAGCTGACCCTCGGACACAGAGATCAGGATTCTGTTCTTCCTGTTAACCCCGTCTGCCTTGTGCCTGGTCAAGTGCCGACAGCGCCACTCTGTCCTGACCCTGCTAGAGGCGTGACTCTGCCCCCTTTTCCTGCCAgtgacccaggcatccctgcatctCTGCGCAGGCTCCTGTCCTCCGCATGGTGGAAGGTGACACCATCTATGATTATTGTTGGTTTTCTCTGATGTCTTCCGCCGAGCCAGACACTTCCTAGTAAGTGACATCCTTTGCTgccccctgccttcccttcccttcccttcccgtCCCATCCCGTACCCCCCgtacccccccgccccgcctcccttTCAAGGGGACCCTCTACTGAGAGGGAACTACGGGCTGCTAGGGGTTTCTAGGGGAGGACAGCCTGGTGTACCCTTGAGATGCAAGCGGAGAGGGCCGGTCAGTtggcttcctccccttcctttgaCAGCACCGGGACCTCAGTGTCCGTGTCTCTCTCAGCGTGGCCAGCAGCAGCCGGGAGAACCCCATTCACATCTGGGATGCATTCACCGGAGAGCTCCGGGCTTCCTTTCGGGCCTACAACCACCTGGTAGGGAGTTCCCCACCCAGGCCCAGGGCTCAGCCTGGCCCCACATTCCCTCCATGGGGACAATGGAGGCTTTGCTGGGCCTGTTTGCAGTGCTTTCCTGCCCGCAGGACGAGCTGACTGCCGCTCACTCGCTCTGTTTCTCCCCGGACGGCTCTCAGCTCTTCTGTGGCTTCAACAGGGCTGTGCGCGTCTTTTCCACGGCCCGGCCCGGCCGTGACTGTGAGGTCCGAGCCACGTTTGGTAAGCATCTGTGCCtcccaggggaggaggaagaagggcacTGCCCCTTCCAGAGGGCCCTTGTGCGAGCCAGGGGACCAGGTGTGGCCCATCCTCTTCTGGACAGCCCAGGGAGGCAGGCTGTACTCAGTgcacagaggagaaagcaggttagGGAGCAGGCGGAACCTTCCCAGGGTCAAGCTGCGAGGTAAGGAGATGCTTCCCTCCTGAGCCCAGGGCCTGTTGGCCATGTCCCTTTCACTGTCCAAAATCTTGGTACATCTAGGAAATTGGCAGTGAAGCGGATTCGTTTTCCTGTAAGCCTTCAGCTTTCCATTCCTCTAAGAAGACACAGatttgagaaggaagaaagaagtcttGAGCGTTTAGGTCCTTTGTGGGGATAGAAGGAGCTGGGGAGCCTTGGAGGTCTTTATCCTGCTGTGACAAACGGGACAGGGGAGGCATTGATTCTGGGCTCACGGGACAGGAGACTGAGTGCGCCTCTGATTAGCTTGGTTAGTGTCAGTAGTCCTGCCCTCTGTCCAGCTTCGTTCCTTCCTTCTGTAGCCAAAAAACAGGGCCAGAGTGGAATCATCTCCTGCATAGCCTTCAGCGCCGTCCAGCCCCTCTACGCCTGTGGCTCCTATGGCCGCTCCCTGGGTCTGTATGCCAGTGACGACGGCTCCCCTCTTGCCTTGCTGGGAGGACACCAGGGAGGTGTCACTCACCTCTGCTTTCACCCCGATGGCAACCGCTTCTTTTCAGGAGCCCGCAAGGTAGGGGTCACACCCTGTGAGTCCAGAGAGGATGCAcagaaggcaggggtggggatgtCATCTGTGTTGTGCTGGGGGACAGCTGTGGGAAAAAATTCAACCCAAGCTAAGGGAGCATCTGTAAACCTTTTGGGAAACAGGGATGTCTTAAGCGGGGGAGGGGTGAGCTGGGGAGGGCCAGACTGCAGGCCCCTGTGCTCTGTGTCTCCAGGACGCCGAGCTGCTGTGCTGGGACCTTCGGCAGCCCAGTCACCCACTGTGGTCCCTGAGTCGAGAGGTGGCCACCAATCAGCGCATCTACTTTGATCTGGATCCGTGAGTGACCGGGTCCTGCCTGCCTGGGGTCCCAGTGCCCTTGGGATGCCAGAGCCCCTGGATGTGACGGGTCCCTACCCCGGGGGTGGTGAGGAGTCCATGTCACCAAGCGTCTGTCTTCCCCAGGACGGGGCAGTTCTTAGTGAGCGGCAGCACCAACGGGGCTGTGTCCGTGTGGGACACCAGCGGGGCTGGACTGGACGGGAAGCCTGAGCCAGTGCTGAGTTTTCTGCCCCAGAAGGACTGCACGAACGGAGTGAGGTGATCCACTACCAGGGAccttggggttgggggtgaggaGGGCGGTGGGTCGCTGACGCACCCCTGCCGTCCTTGTCTCTTCCTGCAGCCTGCACCCCAGCCTGCCGCTACTGGCCACTGCCTCAGGTCAGCGTGTGTTTCCGGAGCCAGTGGAGAGCGAGGACGAAGGGGAGCAGGAGGTGGACCTTCCCCTGCTTTCCATGCGCCACGTCCACCTTGAATGTCAGCTTCAGCTCTGGTGGTGTGGGGGGGGCCCGGGCACCGGGGTGGCCGATGCTCCCCAGGGCAAGAAGGGCCAGGGAGGGACCCAGGAATCTGGGGGCGAGTTTCtgtaaaaaaaggttttatacaGTGCGTGAgcctttgtgtctttttttggGAGGCGCATGATGGAGATGGGGCTGGGAGGAGTACCAGTGGGCTCCCCTGTCCAGTAGCACAAGGGGCTGGCATATCGTTCCCCAAACCAGGGTTGAGAGGTGGGACTAGGCGGGAGCCAATGGGACTGCCGAGCTCGGTGTGAAGTCAagggagcgggggtggggctCCATGCCATTGACTGGCGGGTTGCTAGGCGACTCGGTAAACTGAAGGGGGGAACCTGTTTGAAATCTCACTCCCAAGGTGGGGGCGGCAGGGGTCAGGGTGAGCGTGGCTGAGCAGGAATGGCAGGCGCTGTGTGTCAGACTGCTGGGTGTGACTGCGTGAGACCGTGCAGACGGTGACAGACAAGACATTCGCTCCCTCGCGCTCCACACTAGCCGCCACCACCCAGCAGCAGAGGGACCATTACTCagctctgggggaaggggagcgggAGCGCCCGCCTCTCCTCCCCTGGACTCCCCCAGGAGGCAGGCGACTGAGTAGCCAGAGTCAAGGGCACACACGAGGGAGTAAAGGTGTCCAGAAGCCACAGACGTCACATTCCGTATTCCCGCTAGACGCGGGGCCCGGGCGGGAGCGGCTCAATCGGCAGCTGTCACCGGTCCTGTGTGTCTCCATTTATCTGCGCgctttgggggttgggggagactgTGTTATTTCGGGCAGtggccgctccccacccccagcctcgtCGAGCACTGAGAAGGGGGCTCTGTAGAGCCCGCGGGCAGGGGATCTCACTGGGACCTCACCGTCAGAGCGAGGCTACCGGAGGCCTGTGAGGCTGGGCGGGGAGAGGAATGTCACATCTGCCCAGAGGTGCTGAAAGCGAGGGTTCTTACACCCGAAAAGGCaaatcctcctcccttcccccaggatAATTGGAAACAGCCCTTCCGGCTGATGTGGGTTTGGGGCTGTAGGtactccctttcctctcc is a window from the Neovison vison isolate M4711 chromosome 5, ASM_NN_V1, whole genome shotgun sequence genome containing:
- the WRAP53 gene encoding telomerase Cajal body protein 1, with protein sequence MSAPEAPGLAADCLAADQAPAPASPADGSTDPALLPPPPPVDGDEPPAGDDPPRQSPDPAAGSQEAGAGGSASSSPAPEVGLAAPRELSPRIEEPELCENVSLPAEEANAPESGPGEAGEGMSEDPAPEDEGYPTWNYSFSQLPRFLSGSWSEFSTQPENFLKGCKWAPDGSCILTNSADNVLRIYNLPPELYSEDEQLEYSEMAPVLRMVEGDTIYDYCWFSLMSSAEPDTSYVASSSRENPIHIWDAFTGELRASFRAYNHLDELTAAHSLCFSPDGSQLFCGFNRAVRVFSTARPGRDCEVRATFAKKQGQSGIISCIAFSAVQPLYACGSYGRSLGLYASDDGSPLALLGGHQGGVTHLCFHPDGNRFFSGARKDAELLCWDLRQPSHPLWSLSREVATNQRIYFDLDPTGQFLVSGSTNGAVSVWDTSGAGLDGKPEPVLSFLPQKDCTNGVSLHPSLPLLATASGQRVFPEPVESEDEGEQEVDLPLLSMRHVHLECQLQLWWCGGGPGTGVADAPQGKKGQGGTQESGGEFL